The following coding sequences are from one Perognathus longimembris pacificus isolate PPM17 chromosome 13, ASM2315922v1, whole genome shotgun sequence window:
- the Ints5 gene encoding integrator complex subunit 5: MSALCDPPGAPGPPGPAPTTHGPAPLSAQELSQEIKAFLTGVDPILGHQLSAREHARCSLLLLRCLPPARAAVLDHLRGVFDESVRAHLAALDESPVAGPPHLRPPPPSHVPAGGPGLEDVIQEVQQVLSEFIRANPKAWAPVISAWSIDLMGQLSSNYSGQHQRVPHATGSLNELLQLWMGCRATRTLMDIYVQCLSALIGSCPDACVDALLDTSVQHSPHFDWVVAHIGSSFPGTIISRVLSCGLKDFCVHGGAGGGAGGGGGSSSQTPSTDPFPGSPVLPGEKRVPKIASVVGILGHLASRHGDSIRRELLRMFHDSLAGATGGRSGDPSLQATVPFLLQLAVMSPALLGTVSGELVDCLKPPAVLSQLQQHLQGFPREELDNMLNLAVHLVSQASGAGAYRLLQFLVDTAMPASVITTQGLAVPDTVREACDRLIQLLLLHLQKLVHHRGGSPGEGVLGPPPPPRPVPFLDALKNHVGELCGETLRLERKRFLWQHQLLGLLSVYTRPSCGPEALGHLLSRARSPEELSLATQLYAGLVVSLSGLLPLAFRSCLARVHAGTLQPPFTSRFLRNLALLVGWEQQGGEGSAALGARFGESASAHLSDLAPLLLHPEEEVADAAASLLAICPFPLEALSPSQLLGLVRAGVHRFFTSLRLHGPPGVASASQLLTRLSQTSPAGLKAVLQLLVEGALHQGNTELFGGEVDEDNENLSLVSAPVASASLLDTNRRHTAAVPGPGGIWSVFHAGVIGRGLKPPKLTQSRNHQEVIYNTQSLLSLLVHCCTALGSTECGGCWSAPTLSPEAAKAVAVTLVESVCPDAAGAELAWPPEEHARATVERDLRIGRRFREQPLLFELLKLVAAAPPALCYCSVLLRGLLAALLGHWEASRHPDTAHSPWHLEASCTLVAVMAEGSLLPPALGNMHEVFSQLAPFEVRLLLLSVWGFLREHGPLPQKFIFQSERGRFIRDFSREGGGEGGPHLAVLHSVLHRNVDRLGLFSGRFQAPSPPALLRQGT; this comes from the exons ATGTCCGCGTTGTGCGACCctcccggggccccggggcctccCGGGCCTGCCCCCACCACCCACGGTCCCGCGCCTCTCAG TGCTCAGGAGCTGTCCCAGGAAATCAAGGCTTTTCTGACTGGTGTAGATCCCATTCTGGGTCACCAACTCTCAGCCCGGGAACATGCTCGCTGTAGTCTTCTGCTGCTGCGCTGTTTGCCACCTGCTCGGGCTGCTGTGCTGGATCACTTAAGAGGTGTTTTTGATGAGAGTGTCCGGGCCCACCTAGCTGCCCTAGATGAAAGCCCTGTGGCTGGTCCTCCGCACCTCCGTCCACCTCCACCCTCCCATGTCCCTGCTGGGGGACCCGGTCTAGAGGATGTGATACAGGAAGTACAGCAGGTGCTGTCTGAGTTTATCCGGGCCAATCCAAAGGCCTGGGCACCTGTGATTAGTGCATGGTCTATTGACCTCATGGGTCAACTGAGTAGTAACTATTCAGGCCAACATCAGCGTGTTCCCCATGCTACTGGCTCTCTCAATGAATTGCTGCAACTGTGGATGGGTTGTAGGGCCACCCGTACATTAATGGACATCTATGTGCAGTGCCTCTCAGCTCTCATTGGTAGCTGCCCAGATGCATGTGTGGATGCCTTACTAGACACTTCAGTGCAGCATTCCCCACATTTTGACTGGGTTGTAGCACATATTGGCTCCTCCTTTCCTGGCACTATTATCTCTCGAGTCCTCTCCTGTGGGCTTAAGGACTTCTGTGTCCATggtggggctggaggtggagctggcgGTGGAGGTGGAAGCTCTTCTCAGACTCCCTCTACAGATCCATTCCCTGGATCTCCTGTCCTCCCTGGGGAGAAACGGGTGCCCAAGATTGCCTCAGTTGTAGGCATTCTGGGGCACCTGGCCTCCCGCCATGGAGACAGCATCAGACGGGAGCTCCTGAGAATGTTCCATGATAGCCTGGCAGGTGCCACTGGAGGCCGGAGTGGGGACCCTTCTCTTCAGGCTACAGTTCCTTTCCTACTGCAGCTGGCAGTCATGTCGCCGGCTCTGCTGGGCACGGTCTCTGGAGAACTTGTGGATTGCCTCAAGCCCCCAGCTGTGCTGAGTCAGCTGCAACAACACCTGCAGGGATTCCCCCGAGAGGAGCTGGACAACATGCTGAATCTGGCCGTGCACCTGGTGAGCCAGGCATCAGGTGCCGGTGCCTACCGCCTGCTGCAGTTCCTGGTGGACACAGCGATGCCTGCTTCCGTCATTACCACCCAGGGCCTGGCTGTACCAGACACCGTGCGAGAGGCTTGTGACCGACTGATCCAGTTGCTGCTGCTGCACCTGCAAAAGCTGGTTCATCACCGGGGTGGCTCTCCCGGCGAAGGAGTGCTGggcccacctccacctccccgccccgtgCCCTTTCTGGATGCGCTGAAAAACCATGTTGGAGAGCTGTGTGGAGAGACATTGCGGCTAGAACGGAAGCGTTTCCTCTGGCAGCACCAGCTTCTAGGCCTGCTTTCCGTCTATACCCGGCCCAGCTGTGGACCTGAGGCCTTGGGCCATCTACTAAGCAGAGCCCGAAGCCCTGAAGAATTGAGTTTGGCGACCCAGTTATATGCAGGGCTGGTGGTCAGTCTCTCTGGCCTCCTCCCCCTGGCTTTCCGAAGCTGCCTGGCTCGGGTGCACGCAGGGACTTTGCAGCCTCCCTTCACATCCCGGTTCCTGCGCAACTTGGCACTGCTAGTGGGCTGGGAACAGCAGGGTGGTGAAGGCTCTGCAGCCCTAGGTGCTCGCTTTGGAGAATCTGCCTCAGCCCATCTGTCTGACCTGGCTCCTCTCTTGCTACATCCTGAGGAAGAAGTAGCTGATGCTGCAGCTTCCCTCTTGGCCATCTGCCCCTTTCCACTCGAAGCCCTGTCTCCCTCCCAACTCCTGGGATTGGTCAGAGCTGGGGTGCACCGCTTCTTTACCTCTCTGAGGCTACATGGCCCCCCAGGCGTGGCCTCTGCCTCTCAGCTTCTCACCCGCCTTTCTCAGACTTCCCCAGCTGGGCTCAAGGCTGTCTTGCAGCTGCTAGTTGAGGGAGCTTTACATCAAGGCAACACAGAACTGTTTGGAGGGGAAGTGGATGAGGACAATGAGAACCTCTCACTTGTTTCAGCTCCTGTGGCTTCAGCCTCCCTGTTGGACACTAACCGGCGGCACACTGCAGCTGTGCCAGGGCCTGGAGGGATCTGGTCCGTTTTCCACGCAGGAGTCATTGGTCGTGGCTTAAAGCCACCCAAGCTTACCCAGTCTCGAAACCACCAGGAAGTGATTTATAACACTCAGAGCCTTCTCAGCCTCTTGGTGCACTGCTGTACAGCTTTGGGGAGCACTGAATGTGGGGGTTGCTGGAGTGCGCCTACCCTCAGCCCAGAGGCAGCCAAAGCAGTTGCAGTGACCCTAGTGGAGAGTGTGTGCCCAGATGCGGCTGGGGCAGAGCTGGCCTGGCCCCCGGAGGAGCACGCCCGGGCCACTGTGGAGCGGGATCTCCGCATTGGCCGACGCTTCAGGGAACAGCCCCTGCTCTTCGAGCTGTTGAAGCTGGTCGCAGCTGCTCCCCCGGCCCTGTGCTACTGCTCCGTGCTGCTGCGGGGGCTGCTGGCCGCCCTGTTGGGCCACTGGGAAGCCTCTCGCCACCCTGACACGGCTCACTCCCCCTGGCACCTGGAAGCATCCTGCACCCTGGTGGCCGTCATGGCTGAGGGAAGCCTCTTGCCACCAGCCCTGGGTAATATGCACGAGGTATTTAGCCAACTGGCCCCTTTTGAAGTGCGCCTGCTGCTGCTCAGTGTCTGGGGCTTCCTTCGCGAGCACGGGCCCCTGCCCCAGAAGTTCATCTTCCAGTCTGAGCGGGGCCGCTTCATCCGGGACTTCTCCAGGGAGGGTGGGGGCGAGGGCGGCCCGCACCTGGCGGTGCTGCACAGCGTGCTCCACCGCAACGTGGACCGCCTGGGCCTCTTCTCCGGCCGGTTCCAGGCTCCCTCACCGCCCGCCCTCCTCCGGCAGGGGACCTGA
- the C13H11orf98 gene encoding uncharacterized protein C11orf98 homolog, which translates to MGAPGGKINRPRTELKKKLFKRRRVLNRERRLKRKVVGAVIDEGLITRHHLKKRASSARANITLSGKKRRKLLQQIRLAQKEKAAMEVEAPSKQARTSEAQPRRQKKIKAPQDVDMEDLEEEN; encoded by the exons ATGGGTGCCCCGGGAGGCAAGATCAACCGGCCTCGAACG GAGTTGAAGAAGAAACTGTTCAAGCGCCGGCGGGTTTTGAACCGGGAGCGGAGGCTGAAGCGCAAGGTGGTCGGGGCTGTGATAGACGAAGGGCTGATCACGAGGCACCACCTCAAGAAGAGAGC GTCCAGTGCTCGTGCCAACATTACTCTGTCTGGGAAGAAGCGCAGAAAACTCCTACAGCAGATCCGGCttgcacagaaagaaaaggcGGCTATGGAAG TGGAAGCCCCttcaaagcaagccaggacaAGTGAAGCACAGCCCAGACGTCAAAAGAAGATAAAAGCACCCCAGGATGTAGACATGGAGGATCTTGAAGAGGAGAACTAA
- the Cskmt gene encoding citrate synthase-lysine N-methyltransferase CSKMT, mitochondrial has product MAALVARARRVLAGRRLKRSTRYPPTASTGSLAGSCLADRRLWDQLHTRPRLAGVPTFDWFFGYEEIQELLFPLLQKARATAPLRVLDVGCGTSSLSAGLYTKSPYPVDVLGIDFSPVAIAHMNGLLEGGQDQAPLCPGHPASCLCFMQADAQNMVPIAPSGSFHLVLDKGTWDAVARGGLPGAYQLLSECLRVLSPEGTLIQFSDEDPDVRLPCLEQRSCGRTVTVQELGPFKGITYFAYLVKGSC; this is encoded by the exons ATGGCCGCGCTGGTGGCCCGAGCTCGCCGGGTGTTGGCGGGTAGG AGGTTGAAACGCAGCACCCGGTACCCTCCAACTGCATCCACAGGCTCTCTGGCCGGTAGCTGCCTGGCCGACCGCCGCCTCTGGGATCAGCTTCACACCCGGCCGCGTCTGGCTGGTGTCCCCACTTTCGACTGGTTTTTTGGATATGAGGAAATCCAGGaacttctcttccctctcctgcaAAAGGCACGAGCCACTGCTCCTCTGCGGGTGCTGGATGTGGGCTGTGGGACCTCTAGCCTCAGCGCAGGCCTCTATACCAAGTCCCCATACCCCGTGGATGTATTAGGTATAGACTTTTCTCCTGTGGCTATCGCTCACATGAATGGCCTCCTGGAGGGTGGCCAAGACCAAGCACCCCTATGCCCTGGGCACCCTGCCTCTTGCCTCTGCTTCATGCAAGCTGATGCCCAGAACATGGTGCCTATTGCTCCCTCGGGTTCCTTCCACCTCGTGTTGGACAAAGGCACTTGGGATGCGGTCGCTCGAGGTGGTCTGCCTGGGGCATATCAGCTACTATCAGAATGCCTGAGGGTCCTAAGCCCTGAAGGCACCTTGATTCAGTTCTCTGACGAAGACCCTGATGTGCGACTGCCCTGCTTGGAGCAAAGGTCCTGTGGCCGGACAGTGACTGTGCAGGAGCTGGGTCCTTTCAAGGGCATTACCTACTTTGCTTACTTGGTAAAGGGCTCTTGTTAA
- the Lbhd1 gene encoding LOW QUALITY PROTEIN: LBH domain-containing protein 1 (The sequence of the model RefSeq protein was modified relative to this genomic sequence to represent the inferred CDS: inserted 1 base in 1 codon; substituted 1 base at 1 genomic stop codon), translated as MAFVPENSEKGTWLRNSPGSSQHPQSPRMTNTVWKARDETGRVEGHQDVQVSTSSPCVLLLAPPAVXPXVPAFFTQVVSQKPRLPSIVVEASESSEGHGEPQWPQEELLLLTDDEEEAEAFFQDQSEEPGWAWSPQDPSSPLRTFNPGIAWEQEQEEQDHYWIPEEGFEEPPDPCPLGETGSCVYRSCLVGYSHLPPSTTFGGEYCHLNWIQKLVILPSPHCKV; from the exons ATGGCCTTTGTGCCAGAGAACAGCGAGAAGGGAACTTGGCTGAGAAAtagcccaggctcctcccagcaCCCACAAAGTCCCAGGATGACCAATACTGTCTGGAAGGCCAGAGATGAGACTGGCAGGGTTGAAGGGCACCAGGATGTTCAGGTTAGTACTTCCTCTCCCTGTGTCCTGCTGCTGGCTCCCCCTGCAGTGTGAC ATGTCCCTGCTTTCTTTACTCAGGTCGTCTCTCAAAAGCCCCGCTTGCCCTCTATTGTGGTAGAGGCATCAGAGAGCAGTGAGGGCCATGGGGAGCCACAGTGGCCACAGGAGGAGCTGCTGCTGCTCACTGACGATgaagaggaggctgaggccttCTTCCAGGACCAAAGTGAAGAGCCAG GCTGGGCTTGGAGTCCCCAGGACCCTAGCTCTCCCTTGAGAACATTTAACCCTGGAATCGCCTGGGAGCAGGAACAGGAAGAGCAAGACCATTATTGGATTCCTGAGGAGgggtttgaggaacctccagatccCTGTCCTCTTGGGGAGACAGGTTCCTGTGTCTACAGAAGCTGCTTGGTGGGATATTCTCATCTCCCACCTTCCACTACCTTTGGGGGTGAGTACTGCCACCTAAATTGGATTCAGAAACTTGTCATCCTACCTTCCCCTCACTGTAAAGTTTAA